AGCAGTCCGATGATGCCGCACATGCTCAGGACCAGGACAAGCCCGCCCCAGCGCGGCATCCTGGCGCCCATGTGCTGGGTGGGCGCAGGGGCGGCGGAGGGCGCCGCCTGCATCGTGGAGGCGGTTTCCGAGGCGCACTCCAACACTTCTTCGGCGTTGCAGGCCTCTTTGGTGCTGAGCGCCCGCAGCGCAAGGGTCACGGTCAGCATGCGCAGGATGCCGATGACGCCGGCGGCCTTCTTGATCAGGGGTTCGGGGTTGGAAATGAGGTCGGCGGCCAGGCCGGCGTTTTCGAGCAAAAAGCCGATGTATTCACGGGATTGTTCCCGGGTCAGCTTGGGCAGGGTCCAGACGGCGCCGAGCATGGCGTAGATGGCCCTGTTTTCCGGGCGGGCCAGGCGGTGGACGATCTCGCCGTTGCCCACCAGCACCACCTGCAGCCCGCTCTGGTGCTGCTTGGCCAGTCCGAAGAGGCTCCCCAGGAAGGCAAAGTCGCCGTCCGTGAGGAGATGGGCGTTGTCGATGAACAGGACCAGGCGTTTCTTTTCCCGCAAAAGCTTGGACAGGACCGGCTTGCTCTCTCCTTCGGGAGTCGTGTGCAGCATCAGGATGTGGAAAAGGGTCTGTTCCGTCGATGCGACAAGGCTCAGCGTTTCGATGTCGATGGCCGTCTTCAGCCGCTCCAGGAATGCCGTCTTGCCGGACTTGGGGAACCCGATGACGCAACTCAAAGGGCGCAGGCTTTGTATCTCATGCAGGACAGAGTCGAATACGTCCTCCAGTTGCGGAGTCGTGAAGTGCAGCGTAGCGCCGGATGCAGTGTCGAAAGGGGAATCGGTCATGTGATGGATTGGTTCCGGAAATCCGATTTTTTGTCCCAATGCTGAAATTTTCTGGTATTCTGACCTCTTCAATTAGGTGTTGACGGAATTCTATGCAAGCTTTTTTTGAAATATCCCGCTATTATGCGCGCTTTGGCGGTTCGCGATGACCTTTTCGCTCCCCTTTTTCGCCTTGTCCATGGCCATGCTCCTGTGGGGCAGTTCCTTCGTAGCCTTCAAGTATGCGGTCATGACCTTCGACCCCATCGTGGTCGTTTTCACGCGCATGTCCGTCTCGGCGGCGCTCTTTCTGTTGGTTCTTCCAGCGTGGCGGCCGCGTTCCATCAAACGCGGCGACGTCTGGTTCATGGTCTTCATGGCCCTGTGCGAGCCGTGCCTGTACTTCGTCTTCGAAGGCCAGGCTCTGACCCTGACCACGGCCTCCCAGGCCGGGATGGTCGCGGCCACGCTGCCCGTCCTGGTGGCGGTCTGCGCAGGGTTCCTGCTGGGCGAGCGCCTTTCGAGGCGCTCCTGGATAGGCCTGCTCCTGGCCCTGGCCGGGGTGGCCTGGGTCAGCCTGACCGGGACCGCCACCGAGGTCGCGCCGCGGCCCGTGCTCGGCAATTTCCTGGAGCTCGCGGCCATGCTCTGTGCGGCCGGGTATACGGTCAGCATGAAGAAGCTCTGCGCCAGCTATTCCCCCTGGTTCCTGACGGCGGTGCAGTCCCTGGTCGGGACCGTGTTCTTCCTGCCGCTGCTCTTTCTCCCTTCGACGGATCTGCCCCAGGCCTTTCCTGCCGGTCCGAGCATGGCCGTCATGTACCTGGCCGTGGGCATCAGCATCGGCGCGTACGGGCTCTACAACTTCGGGATCAGCAGGCTCCCGGCCTGGCAGGCCTCGGCCTTCGTCAACCTCATCCCCGTCATCTCCATGCTGCTGGGCTGGGCCTGGCTGGGGGAAAGCCTCAACGCCGCCCAGTTGGCCGGCGTTGCGGTGGTCTTCGGCGGGGTGGTCCTGAGCCAGGAGTGGGGCGGGGCTGACAAAGACGGCGCCCCCGGCCGCGTTGTGGCGGACGAGGGCGTCGATGAGGAAGGCGCGTTGCCGCAGCCTCTGGGCGTGATGAAGGAGGCCATGGCTCCGGTGCGGCGCCGGAAGTGAGTCCGGGGCCTTCCCGTCCCCGGCTCCCGCGCTGCAGAGGGGCTAGAGCTTGCCAAGGCCCATGGGCGCCGCGGCGGGCGTGATTCTCTCCTCGCTGACCTGACCGTCCCTGGCCACGATGGCCCGCGTGCAGGGGATGTCCCGGCCGCTCTTGGCCAGGGCCTGGCCGACGATGCGCGACAGGCCGGAGCAGCAGGGCACTTCCATTTCAAGCACCGTGATGGAGTTGATGCGGTTCTGGGCGAAGACCTGGCTCAGGCGTTCCACATATTCGGCGGCGTTGTCGAACTTGGGGCAACCGAGCATGATGGTCCGCCCGGCCAGGAAGCGGCCGTGGAAGTCCGGCGTGGCCACGGGGCAGCAGTCGCCGGCGATGAGCAGGTCGGCGTCCTGCAGGAACGGCGCGTGGGGCGGGATGAGCCGGATCTGGATGGGCCAGTGGGAGAGGGCCGAGCCGACCTGGCCGGACGGGACGTTGGCCCGGTCACAGGGCGTCATCCGCATCATGCCGGCCGAGGGGCAGCCGCCGTGGGCGGGCTTCATGGTCTGGACCTGGGCCGAGGGGCAACCGCCGTGCCCGGTGCCGTGGCCGTGACCCTGGGGGGCGACGCCGCCCGTGCGGCGTACGTGCTCCATGGCAGCCTCCTCGTCGAAATCTTCGGCCTCGCGCTCGATGATGTGCAGGGCGTCCTCGGGGCAGTGCCCGATGCAGGCCCCGAGGCCGTCACAAAACATGTCCTTCACGATCTTGGCCTTGCCGTCGATGATGGCCAGAGCCCCTTCCGCACACCCGGTCACACACTGGCCGCAGCCCGTGCACTTTTCTTCGTCTATTTCGATGATCTTGCGTATCATGGTTTTTCTCCTCCGCTGTTGTTTGCGTGAGTCCTGTCTAGGGGCTTTGTGATAAGGCCGCTTTGAGCCATGTCAAAAACGCGGAGATTGTTATTCGACGAAATCAGTATCGAGCTCCATTGGACTACAGGGTGTTTCTGTAAAACTCGATGTGTTGGAAATGAAAAAGCCCGCGCGAACCTTTCGGTCCGGCGGGTTTTCTTGCGTCCGGGGTTTCCCTGCCTTACGCTTCCGTCGGCGCGGGCTGGGGTTTGGGGGCCGGTTTGGCGGGAGTCTTGCGGTTGATTCGTTCCTGCAGGCGCTGGGCGGCGAGGTGGGTTTCGCCGGGGGCCGCCAGAAAGAGCATTTCGCCCTTGGGGGAGAACCAGTGCCAGCCTTCGGGCTTGGTCAGGAGCATGGCGCCCTTGCGTTCGAGGTATTCCAGGTCGCGGCCTTCCTCGACGGCGGCCTGGAGCTGGATCTGCAGGTTGTCCGTCTCCAGGACGATGGAGGCCGTGCGGAAGAGCTCGAAGGCGCCGTGGGAGATGTCCATGAGCAGGCCCTGGTCGGGGGTCTTCTTCGTGGTCAGGGCCTTTTCCAGTTCCAGAAGGTCCTTCTTCAGATCCTTCAGCTCAGCGATGGCCATGTCCCGGGCCACGTCTCCCTGTTCCTTGATGGTCTTGGCCAGCTGGTTCTGCAACACCTTGCTCATGCGCGCTCCTTCATGCCGTTGGCGGTTTCACGTCTACAGAATCTGTCCCAGAAACTCCTTGGTCCGTTCGTGCGTCGGCGCGGTGAAGAAATGTTCGGGCGCGCCTTCCTCCAGTATTTCCCCCTTGTCCATGAAAAGGACACGGTCCGCAACCTCTCGGGCGAAGCCCATTTCGTGAGTGACCACGACCATGGTCATGCCCTCTCGGGCCAGGTTCTTCATGACGTCCAGCACCTCGCCGACCATCTCCGGGTCCAGGGCCGAGGTGGGTTCGTCGAAGAGCATGATCTTCGGGTCCATGGCCAGGGAGCGCGCGATGGCCACGCGTTGCTGCTGGCCGCCCGAGAGCTGGTCCGGCTTGACGGCGAACTTCTCGGAGATGCCGACCTTCTCCAAGAGGGCCATGCCCTTGGCCTCGGCCTCCTGCTTGGAGCGCCCGCGCACCGTCATCTGGGCCATGGTCAGGTTCTCAAGGACCGTCTTGTGGGGGAAGAGGTTGAAGGACTGGAAGACCATGCCGACTTCGGCGCGGATGGCGTTGATGTCGCACTTGGGGTCGAGGATGTCCACGCCGTCGATGATGATGTGCCCGGAATCGGCGTACTCCAGGCGGTTCAGGCAGCGCAGGAAGGTGGATTTGCCCGAGCCCGAGGGCCCGATGATGACGACCACCTCGCCCGGCGCCACGGAACAGGAGACCCGGTTCAGGGCCTGCAGCCGTTCGGGGGTGT
The Desulfomicrobium escambiense DSM 10707 genome window above contains:
- a CDS encoding AAA family ATPase, with translation MTDSPFDTASGATLHFTTPQLEDVFDSVLHEIQSLRPLSCVIGFPKSGKTAFLERLKTAIDIETLSLVASTEQTLFHILMLHTTPEGESKPVLSKLLREKKRLVLFIDNAHLLTDGDFAFLGSLFGLAKQHQSGLQVVLVGNGEIVHRLARPENRAIYAMLGAVWTLPKLTREQSREYIGFLLENAGLAADLISNPEPLIKKAAGVIGILRMLTVTLALRALSTKEACNAEEVLECASETASTMQAAPSAAPAPTQHMGARMPRWGGLVLVLSMCGIIGLLVFFLSWLMPDLRIMDMVFRSGDAPREATSTPPVPQLEARPAGPVMQSVAKTVFRKRTKDGPYSVQLGSFATMEALLLHLPRFKDLDQNLFWNRESGTPASFSLFVGRFESFEQARDYGREHDLKDTQVVFRPFVGTIGPLTNPEQIRQVSLLLGLQEPLKVFEQELVSGVEIQFALERSREDALNQCMEAEKKGMSCAVTQYE
- a CDS encoding amino acid ABC transporter ATP-binding protein, with the translated sequence MHTPPIIDVQSIDKFFYTPERLQALNRVSCSVAPGEVVVIIGPSGSGKSTFLRCLNRLEYADSGHIIIDGVDILDPKCDINAIRAEVGMVFQSFNLFPHKTVLENLTMAQMTVRGRSKQEAEAKGMALLEKVGISEKFAVKPDQLSGGQQQRVAIARSLAMDPKIMLFDEPTSALDPEMVGEVLDVMKNLAREGMTMVVVTHEMGFAREVADRVLFMDKGEILEEGAPEHFFTAPTHERTKEFLGQIL
- a CDS encoding DMT family transporter is translated as MTFSLPFFALSMAMLLWGSSFVAFKYAVMTFDPIVVVFTRMSVSAALFLLVLPAWRPRSIKRGDVWFMVFMALCEPCLYFVFEGQALTLTTASQAGMVAATLPVLVAVCAGFLLGERLSRRSWIGLLLALAGVAWVSLTGTATEVAPRPVLGNFLELAAMLCAAGYTVSMKKLCASYSPWFLTAVQSLVGTVFFLPLLFLPSTDLPQAFPAGPSMAVMYLAVGISIGAYGLYNFGISRLPAWQASAFVNLIPVISMLLGWAWLGESLNAAQLAGVAVVFGGVVLSQEWGGADKDGAPGRVVADEGVDEEGALPQPLGVMKEAMAPVRRRK
- a CDS encoding ATP-binding protein, encoding MIRKIIEIDEEKCTGCGQCVTGCAEGALAIIDGKAKIVKDMFCDGLGACIGHCPEDALHIIEREAEDFDEEAAMEHVRRTGGVAPQGHGHGTGHGGCPSAQVQTMKPAHGGCPSAGMMRMTPCDRANVPSGQVGSALSHWPIQIRLIPPHAPFLQDADLLIAGDCCPVATPDFHGRFLAGRTIMLGCPKFDNAAEYVERLSQVFAQNRINSITVLEMEVPCCSGLSRIVGQALAKSGRDIPCTRAIVARDGQVSEERITPAAAPMGLGKL